A DNA window from Choristoneura fumiferana chromosome 2, NRCan_CFum_1, whole genome shotgun sequence contains the following coding sequences:
- the LOC141445346 gene encoding uncharacterized protein, producing MCTASAVLCKVVLCNKCLIETMSRRQGRGRALWETRQPISGDAANSRTSLAKRFLTFKERRQAMRLGVAYPLQSKSFSQSKHSLFVQDVLAKSGHDVRLVKEISAIDHPPQRTRVQLLDAEILPSPSAGGEARAMSQSYAASEAGTSDRDSDGASTSKDKKLVTIKDPDPDLSDDSRNVFNVDDLSNKCTSPEEKDAREEENDKK from the exons ATGTGCACTGCCTCGGCGGTACTGTGTAAAGTGGTGTTATGTAATAAGTGCTTAATTGAGACCATGTCCCGACGGCAAGGGCGCGGCAGGGCGCTGTGGGAGACGCGCCAGCCCATCTCCGGCGACGCCGCCAACTCGCGGACCAGCCTTGCAAAGAGATTCCT CACGTTCAAGGAGCGGCGGCAGGCGATGCGTCTCGGGGTCGCCTACCCCCTCCAATCCAAGAGCTTCTCGCAGTCCAAACATAGCCTGTTCGTGCAGGACGTCCTTGCCAAATCCGGCCACGACGTCCGCCTCGTCAAAGAGATCTCCGCGATCGACCATCCGCCGCAACGTACTAGAGTACAACTATTGGACGCAGAAATACTACCTAGCCCAAGTGCAGGCGGAGAAGCGAGAGCCATGTCTCAAAGCTACGCCGCGTCCGAAGCTGGCACGTCAGACAGAGACAGCGATGGAGCCAGTACGTCTAAGGATAAGAAACTAGTGACGATAAAAGACCCTGATCCGGACTTGTCGGATGACTCGCGTAACGTTTTTAATGTAGACGACTTGTCGAATAAGTGCACGTCGCCCGAGGAAAAGGATGCAAGGGAAGAAGAAAATGACAAGAAATAA